A portion of the Chitinivorax sp. PXF-14 genome contains these proteins:
- a CDS encoding MotA/TolQ/ExbB proton channel family protein, translating to MLDFIIEVSILSGGLVPLLALVLLIALAVIIERWWYIARVVKIGDAIEHDILLVKYQSIEQLQQVAKHYEGSPQANVVKAAVASRGESAEAMERHIEEALMWELPKLDKNLWVLDTAVTLGPLLGLFGTVIGMIESFGAIGNHGVSNPNAITGGIGHALVATAGGLMVAITSVGFLNYFNKRIRLTINQLELVKMMLINRLHGGGIDQAVAQGQKTAAATAKVNVAAQGA from the coding sequence ATGCTGGATTTCATCATCGAGGTAAGTATTCTTTCTGGCGGCCTGGTTCCGCTGTTGGCCCTGGTTCTGTTGATCGCGCTTGCCGTGATCATTGAGCGCTGGTGGTATATCGCTCGTGTTGTGAAGATTGGTGATGCGATCGAGCATGACATTCTGCTGGTCAAGTACCAAAGCATCGAGCAGTTGCAGCAGGTGGCCAAGCACTATGAGGGTTCGCCGCAGGCCAATGTCGTCAAGGCTGCCGTCGCGTCGCGCGGCGAGAGCGCCGAGGCGATGGAGCGCCACATCGAAGAGGCGCTGATGTGGGAACTGCCCAAGCTCGACAAGAATCTGTGGGTACTCGACACCGCTGTGACGCTGGGCCCCTTGCTCGGCCTGTTCGGTACCGTCATCGGCATGATCGAGTCGTTCGGCGCGATCGGTAACCACGGTGTATCGAACCCCAACGCGATTACCGGCGGTATCGGCCACGCGCTGGTGGCAACGGCCGGCGGCCTGATGGTTGCCATCACCTCCGTGGGCTTCCTCAACTATTTCAACAAGCGCATCCGCCTCACCATCAACCAGCTTGAACTGGTGAAGATGATGTTGATCAACCGCCTGCATGGTGGTGGTATCGACCAAGCCGTGGCGCAGGGCCAGAAGACGGCTGCCGCGACCGCCAAGGTTAACGTTGCTGCGCAAGGTGCCTGA
- a CDS encoding ExbD/TolR family protein yields the protein MRGRYMEHKEPRIEVIPLIDIMMFLLIFFMVVTLKMMEGAGVTLQLPSSKTAQSMQPPVKVAVGVKEDGSMQVDNQAVSHEQLTALLKQKKSSAPKVEVIIAGDKGTSLQTLMSVMDDVRSAGITAVGIATKKEAGGA from the coding sequence ATGCGCGGCCGTTATATGGAACATAAGGAACCTCGCATCGAGGTGATCCCGCTCATCGACATCATGATGTTCCTGTTGATCTTCTTCATGGTCGTGACCCTGAAGATGATGGAAGGAGCGGGCGTCACGCTGCAATTGCCGTCGTCGAAAACGGCACAGAGCATGCAGCCGCCGGTCAAGGTTGCGGTGGGCGTCAAGGAAGATGGCTCGATGCAGGTCGACAACCAGGCTGTGTCGCACGAGCAGCTGACTGCCTTGCTCAAGCAGAAGAAGTCCTCGGCACCCAAGGTTGAAGTGATCATCGCTGGGGATAAGGGCACTTCCCTGCAGACCTTGATGTCGGTGATGGATGATGTGCGGAGCGCGGGTATCACCGCTGTCGGCATCGCGACCAAGAAGGAAGCAGGAGGAGCCTGA
- a CDS encoding energy transducer TonB, producing MTAMTVAEKPGTPLWAEYRPDQDRSFSFKKALLIAAIIEIAALGALTMIPPTGKHIAEKDQVMEVVDVTEEPPPPPPEPEKVVEQPKEIEKIIERSQEAPKPQAQPEQAPIPMEAPKQVDSAAAAPGGMSVPTAVGESRPAVGNPAPDAKPTPPTGPEKGLVATKKVAIEFPRKARENDIQGLVVAHVHVDENGDVSDVDIKKFPAGGSVLASEVKRKLMQWKFASEGRKRIGLYEINFKFNDEEEMVEGQ from the coding sequence ATGACCGCCATGACTGTTGCGGAAAAGCCGGGTACTCCGCTTTGGGCCGAATATCGGCCGGATCAGGACAGGTCCTTTTCCTTCAAGAAGGCCTTGCTGATCGCCGCGATCATCGAGATAGCCGCCTTGGGCGCGCTGACGATGATCCCGCCGACCGGCAAGCATATCGCCGAGAAGGATCAGGTCATGGAAGTGGTGGATGTGACCGAAGAGCCGCCTCCGCCGCCCCCTGAGCCCGAGAAGGTCGTCGAGCAGCCCAAGGAGATCGAAAAGATCATCGAGCGGTCGCAGGAGGCGCCCAAGCCTCAGGCCCAGCCTGAACAGGCGCCGATTCCGATGGAGGCGCCCAAGCAGGTTGATAGTGCTGCGGCGGCGCCAGGCGGGATGAGCGTACCGACTGCGGTGGGTGAATCCAGGCCTGCGGTGGGCAATCCTGCTCCCGATGCGAAGCCGACACCGCCAACTGGCCCGGAAAAGGGGCTGGTAGCGACCAAGAAAGTGGCTATCGAATTCCCGCGCAAGGCGCGTGAGAACGATATTCAGGGCTTGGTCGTGGCGCACGTCCATGTCGACGAAAACGGGGATGTCTCGGATGTCGACATCAAGAAGTTCCCGGCGGGCGGCTCGGTGTTGGCCTCTGAGGTGAAGCGCAAGCTGATGCAGTGGAAGTTTGCATCGGAAGGGCGCAAGCGCATCGGCCTTTACGAGATCAACTTTAAATTCAACGACGAAGAGGAAATGGTCGAGGGTCAATAA
- a CDS encoding ABC transporter substrate-binding protein, translating into MNKTMYFSFEAAETGFDPAAYSDLYSNIVIANMMETLLEFDYLSRPTRVVPGTAAAMPEVLDGGRTYIFHLRKGIYFAPHEVFGGKKRELTAQDYVYSLLRLVDPSTKRPNAWLLRGKVIGLDEKLAEYKKTKQFDPNVPVEGLKALDRYTLQIKLKKPDYDLPYIMAMPSTVAMAKEIVDKYGDQDAGAHPVGTGPYMLKQWERGHRMVLEANPNFRGLTYAPPADAKGVDQNVANQLKGKVLPLIGTIDIRIIESGQAQYLDFLRGGQDILVDTKPEYAALAAPGGKLDPKLVKKGIRSFTEQQPEIVYNHFNMDDPVVGGYTPEKVALRRAFTMSYNSLKEAMVLRNGQAIEAQGPWSPGIVGYDASFKNPFHAYNPARANAILDTYGYKDVDGDGYRERPDGKPLEVEYLGTAGSGRELEEQILNAFRDIKIRARTVQVSFPDLIQRRQNGKYQLAGGAWIADYPDVDNFLQLLYGPNTGEGNDARFKLPEFDRLYDDITAMPDSPERQKKVMRMVRLASAYAPWNFNVHRIRTHFAQGWTTGFAKHPFDHVKFMYYDIDLAKREAYKKQQ; encoded by the coding sequence ATGAACAAGACCATGTATTTCAGCTTCGAGGCCGCCGAGACGGGCTTCGACCCCGCTGCCTACAGCGATCTTTACTCCAATATCGTCATCGCCAACATGATGGAGACCCTGCTGGAGTTCGATTACCTGTCGCGTCCGACGCGCGTGGTGCCGGGCACGGCCGCAGCCATGCCGGAAGTGCTCGATGGTGGGCGAACCTATATCTTCCATCTCAGGAAGGGCATCTACTTCGCGCCGCATGAAGTCTTCGGCGGCAAGAAACGCGAGCTGACGGCGCAGGACTATGTCTACAGCTTGCTGCGCCTGGTCGACCCGAGCACCAAGCGCCCCAATGCCTGGTTGCTGCGCGGCAAGGTGATCGGCCTCGACGAGAAGCTGGCCGAATACAAAAAGACCAAGCAGTTCGACCCGAATGTGCCGGTGGAAGGGCTCAAGGCGCTCGATCGCTACACCCTGCAGATCAAGCTGAAGAAGCCCGATTACGATCTGCCCTACATCATGGCCATGCCCAGTACGGTCGCCATGGCCAAGGAGATCGTCGACAAGTACGGCGACCAGGATGCGGGCGCCCACCCGGTCGGCACGGGCCCCTACATGCTGAAACAGTGGGAACGCGGTCACCGCATGGTGCTCGAAGCCAACCCGAATTTCCGTGGGTTGACCTATGCGCCGCCGGCCGATGCCAAGGGCGTCGACCAGAATGTTGCGAATCAGCTCAAGGGCAAGGTGCTGCCACTGATTGGCACGATCGACATCCGCATCATTGAGAGCGGCCAGGCGCAGTATCTCGACTTCCTGCGCGGTGGGCAGGACATCCTGGTCGATACCAAGCCCGAATACGCGGCGCTGGCGGCGCCGGGCGGCAAGCTCGACCCCAAGCTCGTCAAGAAGGGGATCCGCAGCTTCACCGAGCAGCAGCCGGAGATCGTCTACAACCACTTCAACATGGACGACCCGGTCGTCGGCGGCTATACGCCGGAGAAGGTTGCGCTGCGCCGGGCCTTCACGATGTCCTACAACTCGTTGAAAGAGGCGATGGTGCTGCGCAACGGGCAGGCCATCGAAGCCCAGGGACCGTGGTCGCCGGGCATCGTCGGCTACGACGCAAGCTTCAAGAACCCGTTTCACGCCTATAACCCGGCTCGCGCCAACGCCATCCTCGATACCTACGGCTACAAGGATGTGGACGGCGATGGCTACCGTGAACGGCCCGACGGCAAGCCGCTCGAGGTGGAATACCTGGGTACCGCAGGCAGCGGGCGCGAGCTGGAAGAGCAGATTCTCAACGCGTTCAGGGACATCAAGATCCGCGCGCGCACTGTCCAGGTATCGTTCCCGGACCTGATCCAGCGCCGCCAGAACGGCAAATACCAGCTGGCGGGCGGGGCGTGGATCGCCGACTACCCCGATGTCGACAACTTCCTGCAGCTGCTTTACGGCCCAAACACCGGCGAGGGCAACGATGCGCGCTTCAAGCTGCCCGAGTTCGACCGGCTGTACGACGACATCACCGCCATGCCCGATTCGCCCGAGCGGCAGAAGAAGGTGATGCGCATGGTGCGGCTGGCATCGGCCTATGCGCCGTGGAACTTCAACGTCCACCGCATCCGCACGCACTTTGCCCAAGGCTGGACGACGGGGTTTGCGAAACATCCGTTCGATCACGTCAAGTTCATGTACTACGACATCGACCTCGCCAAACGCGAGGCGTACAAGAAACAACAATAG
- a CDS encoding M3 family metallopeptidase — protein MKKTAISLACLLAVGQAYAAQPGQVPLPNATQIATQCQQTLADAKRRVASLEKLPLAKVGKDNTLLAWNQLDIVQENLIGPIGLLVETSPDAAVRKAADECSLKLSAYANQYLQSAALYARIKALQVSDPIDIAARDDILDSFESRGVNLPADKRARVSDILNRLDKLSQDFARNIRDNATKVAFSEAELKGVPAEFYGKRSKDAEGRYQFALDYPENDAIMGGAENEATRRAFYTAFNQRGGEANLKLLGEAVALRKELAGLFGFDSYADWSLKRKMVGSAAVVNQFLDEVQARVEALEKKELGELTAEKAAFTHDANAKLNRWDVMYYEKRLQMTRYSLDQDQVRAQFPTEPTIAWMMKVTSTLYGVEFRPNKQLKTWHPEVRGYDVFDGKSGQYLSSFYLDLFPRENKYKHAAAFPIRSVSLAAHRTPASALVTNFNRDGFNQDELETLFHEFGHVMHGVLSKTRYVLNAGTSVKRDFVEAPSQMYEEWARRPETLKLFSETCPSCKPIDPALIARMNEARTFGKGVQYARQRLYAAWDMALHGAKPVDPQAAWVEMEGRTPLGHVDGTMLPASFGHMMGGYEAGYYGYMWSEVLALDMLSGYGDNVMDAKTGARYRSIILEQGGQVPPMQLVEQFLGRKPNSDAFFREITGQRNAANVAQAGARE, from the coding sequence ATGAAAAAGACTGCGATTTCACTCGCCTGCCTGCTCGCTGTGGGCCAGGCTTACGCGGCACAGCCGGGCCAGGTGCCGCTGCCAAATGCCACGCAGATCGCCACGCAATGCCAGCAGACGCTGGCCGATGCCAAGCGCCGTGTCGCCAGCCTTGAAAAGCTGCCGCTCGCCAAAGTCGGTAAGGACAACACCCTGCTTGCCTGGAACCAGCTCGACATCGTGCAGGAGAACCTGATCGGGCCCATCGGCCTGCTCGTGGAAACCAGCCCGGACGCGGCGGTGCGCAAGGCTGCCGACGAGTGCAGCCTGAAGCTGTCGGCCTATGCCAACCAGTATCTGCAGAGCGCCGCGCTGTACGCGCGCATCAAGGCGCTGCAGGTGTCGGACCCGATCGACATCGCCGCGCGCGACGACATTCTCGACAGCTTCGAGAGCCGTGGCGTGAACCTGCCCGCCGACAAGCGCGCCCGCGTGTCGGACATCCTGAACCGCCTCGACAAGCTGTCCCAGGACTTCGCGCGCAATATCCGCGACAACGCGACCAAGGTCGCGTTCAGCGAGGCCGAGCTCAAGGGTGTGCCGGCCGAGTTCTACGGCAAGCGTAGCAAGGATGCCGAAGGGCGCTACCAGTTTGCCCTCGATTATCCCGAGAACGACGCGATCATGGGCGGCGCCGAGAATGAAGCGACGCGCCGTGCCTTCTACACGGCGTTCAACCAGCGCGGCGGCGAGGCCAACCTCAAGCTGCTGGGCGAGGCCGTGGCCTTGCGCAAGGAGCTGGCGGGCCTGTTCGGCTTCGACAGCTATGCCGACTGGTCGCTCAAGCGCAAGATGGTCGGCAGCGCGGCGGTGGTGAACCAGTTCCTCGATGAGGTTCAGGCTCGCGTCGAAGCGCTGGAGAAAAAGGAGCTTGGCGAGCTGACCGCCGAGAAAGCCGCGTTCACGCACGATGCCAACGCAAAGCTGAACCGCTGGGACGTGATGTACTACGAAAAGCGGCTGCAGATGACCCGCTACAGCCTCGACCAGGACCAGGTGCGCGCGCAGTTCCCGACCGAGCCGACGATCGCCTGGATGATGAAGGTCACCAGCACGCTGTACGGCGTCGAATTCCGCCCCAACAAGCAGCTCAAGACCTGGCACCCGGAAGTGCGGGGCTATGACGTATTCGACGGCAAGAGCGGCCAGTATCTGTCGAGCTTCTACCTCGACCTGTTCCCGCGCGAAAACAAGTACAAGCACGCTGCGGCCTTCCCGATCCGCAGCGTGAGCCTGGCGGCACACCGCACGCCGGCGTCGGCGCTGGTCACCAACTTCAACCGCGACGGCTTCAATCAGGACGAGCTCGAAACGCTGTTCCACGAGTTCGGCCACGTGATGCACGGCGTGCTGTCGAAGACGCGCTATGTGCTCAATGCCGGCACCTCGGTCAAACGCGATTTCGTCGAGGCGCCGTCGCAGATGTACGAAGAGTGGGCGCGCCGCCCCGAGACGCTGAAGCTGTTCAGCGAGACCTGCCCGAGCTGCAAGCCGATCGACCCGGCGCTGATTGCGCGCATGAACGAGGCGCGCACCTTCGGCAAGGGGGTGCAGTATGCGCGTCAGCGCCTCTACGCGGCATGGGACATGGCGCTGCACGGCGCCAAGCCGGTTGATCCGCAGGCGGCCTGGGTCGAGATGGAAGGGCGCACGCCGCTCGGCCATGTCGATGGCACCATGTTGCCGGCCTCGTTCGGCCACATGATGGGCGGCTACGAGGCGGGCTACTACGGCTATATGTGGTCCGAAGTGCTCGCGCTCGACATGCTGTCCGGCTACGGCGACAACGTGATGGACGCCAAGACCGGCGCGCGCTACCGCTCGATCATCCTGGAGCAGGGCGGGCAGGTGCCGCCAATGCAGCTGGTAGAGCAGTTCCTTGGCCGCAAGCCCAATTCGGACGCATTCTTCCGTGAGATCACCGGGCAGCGCAACGCCGCCAATGTCGCCCAGGCGGGCGCCAGGGAGTAA
- a CDS encoding ABC transporter permease, with amino-acid sequence MLAYFIRRVLQMIPTILGVILLLFLLFHFFAGDPAQVLAGKMPNAERIAAIRKELGLDESWLVQLWLFLKQVLTFDFGRSWTTNEPVRDILAARVPVTLTIMIPVWILEAVIAVVLALAVAYVRGSLTDRSVMAVCTAAMSISLLLYAVVGQWLFAYKLGLFPMIGWGDDLASNLSSYAQLPIMLILFVAVAPSLRLYRSFIVEEINQDYVRTARAKGASDNRVMFVHVLRNASIPIITNMALSIPGLVVGSFIIEQIFAIPGLGKEVILAVEKSDFPVIKAITVMIALLTMVANLLVDALYKVLDPRVELK; translated from the coding sequence ATGCTCGCATATTTCATCCGACGTGTACTGCAGATGATCCCCACCATCCTGGGGGTCATCCTGCTCTTGTTCCTGCTGTTCCATTTCTTTGCCGGTGACCCGGCGCAGGTGCTGGCCGGCAAGATGCCGAACGCCGAGCGCATCGCGGCGATCCGCAAGGAACTGGGGCTCGACGAATCGTGGCTGGTGCAGCTGTGGCTGTTCCTGAAACAGGTGCTGACCTTCGACTTCGGCCGTAGCTGGACCACCAACGAGCCGGTACGCGACATCCTCGCCGCACGGGTGCCGGTGACGCTGACCATCATGATCCCGGTGTGGATTCTGGAGGCCGTCATCGCCGTGGTGCTGGCGCTGGCCGTGGCCTACGTGCGCGGCAGCCTCACCGATCGCTCGGTGATGGCGGTGTGCACCGCGGCCATGTCGATCAGCCTGCTGCTCTACGCCGTCGTCGGGCAATGGCTGTTCGCCTACAAGCTCGGCCTGTTCCCGATGATAGGCTGGGGCGACGACCTGGCGAGCAATCTGTCGAGCTACGCGCAGCTGCCCATCATGCTGATCCTGTTCGTCGCCGTGGCGCCGAGCCTGCGGCTGTATCGCTCGTTCATCGTCGAGGAGATCAATCAGGACTATGTGCGCACCGCGCGCGCCAAGGGCGCCAGCGACAACCGCGTGATGTTCGTGCACGTGCTGCGCAACGCCTCGATTCCGATCATCACCAATATGGCGCTGTCTATCCCGGGCCTCGTGGTCGGCTCCTTCATCATCGAGCAGATCTTCGCCATTCCGGGGCTTGGCAAGGAGGTGATCCTGGCCGTCGAGAAGAGCGATTTCCCGGTGATCAAGGCGATCACGGTGATGATCGCGCTGTTGACGATGGTCGCCAACCTGCTGGTGGATGCGCTGTACAAGGTGCTCGACCCGCGTGTCGAATTGAAATGA
- a CDS encoding ABC transporter permease, with translation MANAQGFWAQAMRRLFSGWLARICLAVLLVFFAVTAAGWLGLVGSSWNEPVAVSYASPNFLADLPNPQGEASRLKYDKVEMDAESREVDPLAPNYAKFDELEKQYHQTERTLDWTRPFGADKQGRDIIEKTLQASQVSITVGVVAAIVAVMLGTALGALAGYFGGKTDAALEWLYNVFTAMPYILLVMAVASIITTPGVSTVVLILGVTGWTGTYRLIRSEYIKQRSREYVQAASAIGASDSRRMFVHILPNVSHLMLVQLSQLVVDFIKSEVVLSFLGFGVPTSAVSWGIMINEVRVELVVGKWWQLVAAAGTMSLFVVTFGLFTDLLRDALDPKARRK, from the coding sequence ATGGCAAACGCACAAGGTTTTTGGGCACAAGCGATGCGGCGCCTGTTCTCGGGTTGGCTGGCGCGCATCTGCCTGGCCGTCCTGCTGGTCTTCTTCGCCGTCACGGCGGCGGGTTGGCTCGGGCTCGTTGGTTCGAGCTGGAACGAGCCGGTTGCCGTCTCGTATGCGAGCCCGAACTTCCTCGCCGATCTGCCCAACCCGCAGGGCGAGGCGAGCCGGCTCAAGTACGATAAGGTCGAGATGGATGCGGAGAGCCGCGAGGTCGACCCGCTGGCGCCGAACTACGCCAAGTTCGACGAGCTCGAGAAGCAGTACCACCAGACCGAGCGGACGCTGGACTGGACGCGCCCCTTCGGCGCTGACAAGCAGGGCCGCGACATCATAGAGAAGACGCTGCAGGCCTCGCAGGTGTCGATCACCGTGGGCGTGGTGGCGGCCATCGTCGCCGTCATGCTCGGCACGGCGCTAGGCGCGCTGGCGGGCTATTTCGGCGGCAAGACCGATGCCGCGCTGGAATGGCTCTACAACGTGTTCACGGCCATGCCCTACATCCTCTTGGTGATGGCGGTCGCCTCGATCATCACCACGCCCGGCGTGAGCACGGTGGTGCTGATCCTCGGAGTGACGGGCTGGACCGGCACCTACCGGTTGATTCGCTCCGAGTACATCAAGCAGCGCAGCCGCGAGTATGTGCAGGCCGCGAGCGCGATCGGGGCGAGCGACAGCCGCCGCATGTTCGTGCACATCCTGCCCAATGTCAGCCACCTGATGCTGGTGCAGCTGTCACAGCTGGTCGTTGATTTCATCAAGTCCGAGGTGGTGCTGTCCTTCCTGGGCTTTGGCGTGCCGACCAGCGCCGTGTCCTGGGGCATCATGATCAACGAGGTCCGCGTCGAGCTCGTCGTCGGCAAGTGGTGGCAGCTCGTCGCCGCCGCCGGCACGATGTCGCTGTTCGTCGTCACCTTCGGCCTGTTCACCGATCTGCTGCGCGATGCGCTCGATCCCAAGGCCCGCCGCAAATGA
- a CDS encoding ABC transporter ATP-binding protein, with translation MSREESQSMSNQALLEVKDLKVEFKLGQGQSFTALKGVSFTIPANSVVALVGESGSGKSVSAMAVMDLLPHENTVIAPESRLVFDGKNLLGESRNQRRDRCGAQMSMIFQEPMSSLNPVYTVGSQIAEVLRLHKGLGKREALRRAVELLREVGIPEPETRANSYPHEMSGGQQQRVMIAMAIACEPKLLIADEPTTALDVTIQKQIIELLMSLKSRHGMSILFITHDLALVKEIADQVVVMQHGVIREQGPAAEVFSAPKDAYTRALLACRPTLDRRPLRLPVVDDFLQGREHELPQGERARGVAPNDPIVLEVKHLKKVFTQKRGLFGKHEIHAVKDVSFKLARGKTLGVVGESGSGKTTMGKSLIRLHAAQGGEVIYNGKNLLGLSERDFLPYKKKLQIIFQNPYASLNPRFTIGQILIEPMQIHRIGASDDERVAKAHYLLKRVGLNEQAFHKYPHEFSGGQRQRIGIARCLTMEPEIVICDESVSALDVSVQAQVLNLLQELQDEMGMSYIFISHDLSVVKYISDEVLVMNQGEMVEYGNSDAIYHDPRHPYTKKLLAAIPGRV, from the coding sequence ATGAGCCGCGAGGAAAGCCAATCCATGTCGAATCAAGCATTGCTTGAGGTGAAAGACCTCAAGGTTGAGTTCAAGCTGGGGCAGGGGCAAAGCTTCACGGCCCTGAAGGGCGTCAGCTTCACCATCCCCGCCAACAGCGTCGTCGCGCTCGTCGGCGAATCGGGCTCGGGCAAGTCGGTCTCGGCGATGGCCGTGATGGACCTGCTGCCGCACGAGAATACCGTCATCGCGCCGGAGAGCCGACTGGTATTCGACGGCAAGAACCTGCTGGGCGAATCGAGAAACCAGCGCCGCGACCGCTGCGGCGCGCAAATGTCGATGATCTTTCAGGAACCGATGTCGTCGCTGAACCCGGTCTACACCGTCGGCAGCCAGATCGCCGAGGTGCTGCGCCTGCACAAGGGCTTGGGCAAGCGCGAGGCGCTCAGGCGCGCGGTGGAGCTGTTGCGCGAAGTCGGCATCCCCGAGCCGGAAACCCGCGCCAACAGCTATCCGCACGAGATGTCGGGCGGCCAGCAGCAGCGCGTGATGATTGCCATGGCGATCGCCTGCGAGCCCAAGCTGCTGATCGCCGACGAGCCGACCACGGCGCTCGATGTCACCATCCAGAAGCAGATCATCGAGTTGCTGATGAGCCTCAAGTCGCGTCACGGCATGTCCATCCTGTTCATCACGCACGACCTGGCGCTGGTGAAGGAGATCGCCGACCAGGTGGTGGTCATGCAGCACGGTGTGATCCGCGAGCAGGGGCCCGCCGCCGAGGTGTTCAGCGCGCCGAAGGACGCCTACACGCGTGCGCTGCTCGCCTGCCGGCCGACGCTCGACCGTCGCCCGCTGCGGCTGCCGGTGGTCGACGATTTCCTGCAAGGGCGCGAGCATGAATTGCCGCAAGGCGAGCGTGCGCGCGGCGTGGCGCCGAACGACCCGATCGTGCTCGAGGTGAAGCACCTGAAGAAGGTGTTCACGCAAAAGCGCGGCCTGTTCGGCAAGCACGAGATCCACGCGGTCAAGGATGTATCGTTCAAGCTCGCGCGCGGCAAGACGCTCGGCGTGGTGGGCGAGTCGGGCTCCGGCAAGACCACCATGGGCAAGTCGCTGATCCGCCTGCATGCGGCGCAGGGCGGCGAGGTGATCTACAACGGCAAGAACCTGCTCGGCCTGAGCGAGCGCGACTTCCTGCCGTACAAGAAGAAGCTGCAGATCATTTTCCAGAACCCGTATGCCTCGCTCAATCCGCGCTTCACCATCGGCCAGATCCTGATCGAGCCGATGCAGATCCACCGCATCGGCGCATCCGACGACGAGCGCGTGGCCAAGGCGCACTACCTGCTCAAGCGCGTGGGGCTCAACGAGCAAGCCTTCCACAAGTACCCGCACGAGTTCTCGGGCGGACAGCGTCAGCGCATCGGCATCGCGCGCTGCCTGACGATGGAGCCGGAAATCGTGATCTGCGACGAATCGGTCTCCGCGCTCGATGTCTCAGTGCAGGCGCAGGTGCTCAACCTGCTGCAGGAGCTGCAGGACGAGATGGGGATGAGCTATATCTTTATCTCGCACGACCTGTCGGTGGTGAAGTACATCTCCGACGAAGTGCTCGTGATGAATCAGGGCGAGATGGTCGAGTACGGCAACTCGGACGCGATCTACCACGACCCCAGGCACCCGTACACGAAGAAGCTGCTGGCGGCGATCCCCGGGCGAGTTTGA